One segment of Rhodopirellula baltica SH 1 DNA contains the following:
- a CDS encoding HlyD family secretion protein — translation MTEDEQSAEAKASPVSTTTAPSSAEPTRSPYEHGIEVDSPATETNTVQLIDSSNVFSWLMFNIGVPLLLLCAATALVVYLGAVQPSTRPAADTSLAGRLQALPAVDVVPTQSLADSGKTLHLNTDGTVVPFREVVLATEVAGRIIEKSPQCEAGQYVTAGTVLMRIDPTDYELTVRRLEQTQQSEYESINEIDQELINASRLLEIADADIELQSREVKRLDSLPEDFAARRDVDAARRAVLQAEQQKVTYQNQIDLLKKRRARLELAEQLAATQLKQARIDLERTEIRAPIDGVIASEQAELNTFVARGNPVVTMEDTSKVEVATSLRTDQLYWVLNQKTSQSPIEELNAPANGAHRGYKLPPTEVKVQYQLSGRDDVTYVWDGQLVGYDGIGLDEQTRTVPVRVVVDHPQMFEIQRRGDEESTKRPTDESVISTGPTALVRGMFVRLQLQLQPAVPLVILPSEALKPGNRVWEFIPDDSVLDVAEEDAKAEDSDAVAKTDTDDSVAKEDDAQSTDNESDTEAEAEPEVAFVPDEWSPGRLVIRQDIRPIDLLSSIGGSSDFWICEVPDQSINGDSFVVVSPLGSIEADTFPVRAKKSNLTDPIEINLDSPSPEAITDL, via the coding sequence ATGACCGAAGACGAACAATCCGCGGAGGCCAAAGCGTCCCCGGTGTCGACGACGACCGCGCCATCGTCTGCCGAACCGACTCGATCGCCCTATGAACATGGCATCGAAGTCGATTCGCCCGCGACGGAAACAAACACGGTTCAGTTAATCGATTCGTCCAACGTGTTTTCGTGGCTGATGTTCAACATTGGCGTTCCATTGTTGTTGCTCTGTGCAGCGACTGCGTTGGTTGTCTATCTCGGGGCCGTCCAACCATCCACGCGACCTGCCGCTGATACATCTCTGGCCGGTCGGCTGCAAGCATTGCCCGCCGTCGATGTCGTCCCGACTCAGTCACTCGCGGACAGCGGTAAAACATTGCATCTGAACACCGACGGCACGGTTGTTCCCTTTCGGGAAGTCGTTTTGGCGACTGAAGTTGCCGGACGAATTATCGAGAAGTCACCTCAATGCGAAGCCGGTCAGTATGTCACCGCCGGCACGGTGCTGATGCGAATCGATCCGACCGACTATGAACTCACGGTTCGTCGGCTGGAACAAACCCAGCAATCTGAATACGAATCGATCAACGAGATCGACCAGGAATTGATCAACGCCAGTCGCCTGTTGGAGATCGCCGACGCTGACATTGAACTTCAAAGCCGAGAAGTCAAGCGGCTTGATTCGTTGCCCGAAGACTTCGCCGCACGCCGTGACGTTGACGCCGCCCGCCGCGCTGTCCTGCAAGCCGAACAACAAAAGGTGACGTACCAGAATCAAATCGATTTGCTGAAGAAACGACGTGCCCGATTGGAACTCGCTGAGCAACTTGCCGCGACGCAACTGAAACAAGCTCGAATCGATCTGGAACGCACTGAGATACGAGCTCCGATCGACGGTGTCATCGCCAGCGAACAAGCCGAGCTGAACACGTTCGTCGCTCGCGGAAACCCGGTCGTCACGATGGAAGACACATCCAAAGTCGAAGTCGCGACCAGCTTGCGAACCGATCAACTGTATTGGGTGCTGAACCAGAAGACATCGCAATCGCCCATCGAAGAACTCAACGCACCCGCCAACGGTGCTCACCGCGGTTACAAATTGCCGCCGACCGAAGTGAAGGTCCAGTACCAATTGTCTGGCCGAGACGATGTGACTTATGTCTGGGATGGACAATTGGTCGGTTACGACGGAATCGGATTGGACGAACAAACTCGCACCGTCCCCGTTCGTGTTGTGGTCGATCATCCTCAAATGTTCGAGATCCAGCGTCGTGGCGATGAGGAATCGACGAAGCGTCCCACCGACGAGAGCGTCATCTCGACCGGTCCAACCGCACTGGTTCGCGGCATGTTCGTTCGCTTGCAATTGCAACTTCAACCTGCCGTGCCACTGGTCATCTTGCCTTCCGAAGCCCTCAAACCTGGCAACCGAGTTTGGGAATTCATTCCGGATGATTCGGTGCTGGACGTCGCTGAAGAGGACGCCAAAGCGGAAGACTCAGATGCGGTGGCCAAAACCGACACCGATGACAGCGTCGCAAAAGAAGACGATGCGCAGTCGACCGATAACGAATCCGACACAGAAGCTGAGGCCGAACCGGAAGTTGCCTTCGTTCCGGATGAATGGTCGCCGGGCCGTTTGGTGATTCGCCAAGACATTCGCCCGATCGATTTGCTTTCCTCCATCGGCGGAAGCTCTGATTTTTGGATCTGCGAAGTACCCGATCAATCCATCAACGGTGACAGCTTTGTCGTTGTCTCACCGCTCGGCAGCATCGAAGCGGACACATTCCCGGTCCGTGCAAAGAAGTCGAACTTGACCGATCCGATCGAGATCAATTTGGATTCGCCCTCCCCCGAAGCAATCACTGATTTGTGA
- a CDS encoding CerR family C-terminal domain-containing protein, with protein sequence MADPPETSVTDPTQRLLAAAGPVFAERGFDRATVREIANIADVNVAAVSYYFGDKMGLYRAVITAIREKRERAYPTPVVGKETPQQDLELLIRTLLSRMLAADETGWEAMLMMREMQHPTPAFEGMIRGYFRPLYDALCKTIESLLPPLDAKSSWQTDALVPQLALGVVGQCLHYRIGRPVMAHLISPEVIETHYGLDSLCRQITASTLAACGDQNVIDQHKLLKPSPLNEPQDVSCQQ encoded by the coding sequence ATGGCAGATCCTCCCGAAACCTCAGTGACCGATCCGACCCAACGATTGTTGGCTGCGGCGGGGCCTGTCTTTGCCGAGCGAGGTTTCGATCGCGCGACCGTCCGAGAGATTGCCAACATCGCCGACGTCAACGTTGCCGCAGTCAGCTACTACTTCGGCGACAAAATGGGTTTGTACCGAGCCGTCATCACCGCGATCCGCGAAAAACGCGAACGTGCCTACCCGACTCCGGTGGTTGGCAAAGAAACGCCGCAACAGGATCTCGAACTGCTGATTCGCACCTTGCTCTCGCGAATGCTTGCTGCCGACGAAACCGGTTGGGAAGCCATGCTGATGATGCGTGAGATGCAACATCCAACGCCCGCATTCGAAGGCATGATTCGCGGCTACTTCCGACCGCTCTACGACGCGTTGTGCAAAACCATCGAATCGCTGCTTCCACCGCTGGACGCAAAATCCAGCTGGCAAACCGACGCCCTTGTGCCTCAGCTAGCACTCGGCGTCGTTGGGCAATGCCTTCACTATCGAATTGGCCGCCCCGTGATGGCTCATTTGATTTCACCGGAAGTGATTGAAACACACTACGGATTGGATTCTTTGTGTCGTCAGATCACCGCGTCCACCTTGGCAGCGTGTGGCGACCAAAACGTGATCGATCAACACAAGCTTCTCAAACCATCGCCGCTCAACGAGCCTCAAGATGTCTCTTGTCAACAATAA
- the ltrA gene encoding group II intron reverse transcriptase/maturase: protein MPAKRKSKDYIPVTVPFSAESPSAKASRAGEPEKKSAIEISSWANRVVWTDRMLNALSVGVRGGKWHALIDKVYRELNLFVSARKVVGKKGAAGVDRQSTEDFSEKEIAEIKQLYEQLRTGTYRPQAVRRVQIPKPGSKQTRPLGIPTVRDRVVQTALVNVIEPIFDNEFHERSFGFRHGRSCHDALRVVEELLETDHVFVVDADLQGYFDTIPKDRLLALVSEKISDRRVLDLVKRFLDQSILEELREWTPESGVPQGAVLSPLLSNLYLNELDHRMADLGYEMVRYADDFVILCRSQEQAELALEEVKRFVCEAGLTLHPEKTHIVDSRVNSFDFLGYSFRGKLRFPRAKSHQKMVDTIRRLTPRKSGQSLEATIVQINRVTVGWFSYFRHCTWNIFDKYDGMVRKRLRRQLLKRHRRNPQRLCRTHRWPNAYFSERGYRSLRLAHSAYVQSLDGTH, encoded by the coding sequence ATGCCAGCGAAACGTAAATCGAAAGACTACATCCCGGTGACAGTGCCGTTTTCGGCGGAATCCCCGTCGGCCAAGGCTAGCCGTGCTGGAGAACCTGAGAAGAAGTCAGCAATTGAGATTTCTTCGTGGGCGAATCGTGTCGTATGGACAGATCGTATGTTGAACGCACTCTCAGTAGGAGTGCGAGGAGGTAAATGGCATGCCTTGATTGACAAGGTGTACCGTGAGCTGAACCTGTTCGTGTCGGCCCGCAAGGTTGTCGGCAAGAAGGGAGCAGCGGGAGTGGATCGGCAAAGCACCGAGGATTTCAGTGAAAAGGAAATCGCTGAGATCAAGCAACTGTATGAACAGCTGCGAACCGGCACCTATCGCCCACAGGCGGTACGTCGGGTGCAAATTCCCAAACCGGGCAGCAAACAAACGCGGCCTTTGGGAATTCCAACGGTTCGCGACCGCGTCGTGCAAACGGCGTTGGTCAACGTCATCGAACCGATCTTCGACAACGAGTTCCATGAACGAAGCTTCGGCTTCCGCCATGGCCGCAGCTGTCATGATGCACTGCGAGTGGTCGAAGAGCTACTGGAGACCGATCATGTCTTTGTGGTCGATGCTGACCTGCAAGGTTACTTCGACACGATTCCGAAAGACCGCTTGCTGGCGTTGGTCAGCGAGAAGATTTCGGATCGCCGGGTATTGGATCTGGTGAAGCGATTCTTGGACCAATCGATCCTGGAGGAACTTCGCGAGTGGACGCCTGAGAGTGGCGTACCGCAAGGGGCTGTGCTTTCCCCGCTGTTATCCAATCTGTACCTCAACGAGCTGGACCACCGGATGGCCGATCTGGGCTACGAAATGGTTCGCTACGCCGACGACTTTGTGATCCTGTGTCGTAGTCAGGAGCAAGCGGAGTTGGCCCTTGAGGAAGTCAAACGTTTCGTCTGTGAAGCCGGTTTGACGCTGCACCCCGAGAAGACGCACATCGTTGACAGTCGGGTCAATAGTTTTGACTTTCTAGGCTATTCGTTCCGCGGGAAGCTTCGATTTCCGCGAGCGAAAAGTCACCAGAAGATGGTCGACACGATTCGACGGTTAACGCCCCGAAAGAGCGGCCAATCGCTGGAAGCGACGATCGTCCAGATCAATCGCGTGACGGTGGGTTGGTTCAGTTACTTTCGTCACTGTACGTGGAACATCTTTGACAAGTACGACGGGATGGTTCGCAAACGACTGCGGCGTCAGCTCTTGAAGCGTCATCGACGCAATCCTCAGCGGCTGTGTCGCACGCATCGTTGGCCCAATGCCTACTTCAGCGAGCGAGGCTATCGAAGTCTGCGTTTAGCCCACTCAGCTTACGTTCAATCCCTCGACGGGACCCACTGA
- a CDS encoding IS3 family transposase, translating into MSQLYSAAASIIRDGTASQRAVGEILGFSRSAFQRFQSEPSSRREQSDMDVLPMVITTFHRHRRRYGARRIAADLKLQGVAIGRERVAKLLRIAWLSALQPKSFKPRTTESRHTLGYNENLLLKQPEPTSVNRLWVGDITYIPIVRTGFAYMATLMDRFSRRIIGWSLEMDMTESLVIKTLQKAIRSRQPSRNLIHHTDRGGQYASKKYRAIIQRSSMRQSMSRAGDCYDNAFMESCFGTIKTELQMTEYENYREALSELTEFIAYYNTSRLHSSLGYLSPTRFESTVPC; encoded by the coding sequence GTGAGCCAGCTCTATTCCGCAGCGGCCAGCATTATTCGCGATGGCACGGCATCGCAACGAGCAGTCGGTGAGATCCTTGGTTTCTCACGGTCTGCGTTTCAGCGATTTCAAAGCGAACCTTCAAGCCGAAGAGAACAGAGCGACATGGATGTCTTGCCAATGGTGATCACCACGTTTCATCGACACCGCAGACGCTACGGTGCCCGACGGATCGCTGCAGACCTGAAGCTACAAGGAGTTGCGATCGGACGTGAAAGGGTCGCCAAACTGCTGCGAATCGCTTGGCTATCGGCGTTGCAGCCGAAATCGTTCAAGCCGCGAACGACCGAAAGTCGGCACACGCTGGGCTACAACGAGAACCTATTGCTCAAACAGCCTGAGCCAACGAGTGTGAATCGTTTATGGGTAGGTGACATCACCTACATTCCTATCGTACGAACCGGATTCGCTTACATGGCGACCCTCATGGATCGCTTTTCCCGGCGGATCATCGGCTGGTCCTTGGAAATGGATATGACCGAGAGCCTGGTGATCAAAACGCTTCAAAAGGCGATTCGAAGTCGACAGCCTTCAAGAAATCTCATCCACCACACTGATCGCGGCGGACAGTACGCCAGCAAGAAATATCGTGCGATCATCCAGCGCAGTTCAATGCGTCAAAGCATGAGCCGAGCTGGTGACTGCTACGACAACGCGTTTATGGAATCTTGCTTTGGAACGATCAAGACGGAGCTGCAGATGACCGAATATGAGAACTATCGCGAGGCATTGAGTGAACTGACTGAGTTCATTGCCTACTACAACACATCGCGTCTTCATTCATCGCTCGGCTATCTCTCGCCGACCCGATTCGAATCAACCGTCCCCTGCTAA
- a CDS encoding transposase, whose protein sequence is MPRKTKPSANPERRTYTDEFKRDAVAMLLDGHSATSIVERLGISETNLLYRWKKQQVESAGPVGEVLDSRVAELEAELRRVERERDVLKKALIIFGRNE, encoded by the coding sequence CTTCAGCTAATCCTGAACGACGCACCTATACAGACGAATTCAAACGTGATGCAGTTGCTATGCTGCTCGACGGTCACTCAGCGACATCGATTGTTGAGCGATTGGGAATCTCTGAAACGAACCTGCTTTACCGCTGGAAGAAGCAGCAAGTCGAGTCGGCCGGACCGGTTGGCGAGGTGCTCGATAGCCGCGTTGCCGAACTCGAGGCGGAACTGCGACGAGTCGAGCGTGAACGCGATGTTTTAAAAAAAGCTTTGATCATTTTCGGCCGAAACGAGTGA
- a CDS encoding GxxExxY protein: MKGIHEAQLLTYMKLAGIRTGLLINFNVTRLKDGLRRFVL, from the coding sequence TTGAAGGGGATTCACGAGGCTCAATTGCTTACTTACATGAAGCTGGCGGGAATCCGGACGGGGCTCTTAATCAATTTCAACGTGACACGGCTCAAAGACGGGCTCCGTCGCTTTGTGCTTTGA
- a CDS encoding efflux RND transporter permease subunit — protein sequence MKRVLAWAIENAPGMNVVMLALVIIGAAAFVGMRREVFPEFELEVVMVSVPYPGATPQDAEEAICQKIEEAIRSIDGIKKVTSIAMEGRGYVLAEMQSDIQDVQKVMSEIDREVNRIPSFPDLAEDPEIEQITFRDTAIRLGIIGPDDRTRRGELKLREVAESVRDDLLMLPSVTVAELMGTRNYQIDVEIPEATLRSYGMTLDQVASEIRQHNVELPGGQLKSSGQEILLRAKNKGRVGPEIERIPLITRQDGVVLTVGDLGNVRDEFEDVTATAEINGEPAMVINVQRTKSEDLLNLVDDVRGYVARTEAPPGYRFVLWGDTSVDVRDRMALLLRNGVQGLGLVFLVLALFLEVRLAFWVALGIPISIMGAGAALAWGDQTLNMLSLFSFLIALGIVVDDAIVIGENVYAHRQMGKSLHDAAVDGATEVLPSVAASITTTVIAFAPMFFVSGVMGKFMAVIPFAVIAMLLVSLWESTFVLPCHLAHSHSGFFRVATIVTYPLRPFMLLLFWLNSKASIAMEWFAEKVYVPSLHFCLLNPVLPIAVAIALFVGTAGMIRGGVVTTVLFPKSDNNYLQASVVFPNGTPASATEAATKRMERALQKVSREIALERAAETRQPVESLYPPPEADYLGPVRFAYREVGSITNTAGPMGGQGSSGSNAGQIFAELHGTEIREVHSDQLIARWRREVGEIAGVERIIYGSIGTGPAGTPIEFKLLASSEHVDELLAATEVMKQKVGTFAGVFDISDDNTPGKWEFQFRVKDKALATGVTPTDLGQTVRNTYFGAEVMRLQRGRHEVKLMVRYPPEERTSLVNFREIRVGGADGTQRPINELAEINLERGFSEINRVDQQRSITISADLDETTANADLIIASLQKQMDGFIAQFPNVSIRWEGQQEQSRESVGSLMVGFAVAILCMFVLLVLQFRSYMQPLLILAIIPFGMIGAVWGHAFLDLPLTLFSMFGLVALAGVVVNDSIVLIDFINSRVRAGDEPIQALLESGRRRFRPIMLTSMTTIAGLIPLLTEKSFQAQLLIPMASSLAFGLMLATALVLLLIPVLYMLYLLTLQSLNIPFVEVEE from the coding sequence ATGAAACGTGTCCTCGCCTGGGCCATCGAAAACGCACCCGGCATGAACGTGGTCATGCTGGCGTTGGTGATCATCGGTGCTGCCGCATTCGTTGGTATGCGTCGGGAGGTCTTCCCCGAATTCGAACTCGAAGTCGTGATGGTCTCGGTGCCCTATCCAGGTGCCACGCCTCAAGATGCGGAAGAAGCGATCTGTCAAAAGATCGAAGAAGCGATTCGGTCCATCGACGGAATCAAAAAGGTGACCTCCATCGCGATGGAAGGCCGCGGGTATGTCCTTGCCGAGATGCAAAGTGACATCCAAGACGTTCAAAAGGTGATGTCGGAAATCGATCGTGAAGTCAATCGCATCCCAAGTTTTCCCGACTTGGCTGAAGACCCAGAGATCGAACAAATCACGTTCCGCGACACGGCCATTCGCTTGGGAATCATCGGCCCCGATGACCGAACACGTCGAGGCGAGTTGAAACTTCGCGAGGTCGCTGAGTCGGTGCGAGATGATTTGTTGATGCTGCCCAGCGTCACGGTGGCCGAGTTGATGGGCACACGGAACTACCAGATCGACGTGGAAATCCCTGAGGCCACACTGCGATCCTATGGAATGACGCTAGACCAAGTCGCGTCGGAAATCCGACAACACAATGTCGAATTGCCCGGCGGCCAACTCAAATCGTCCGGCCAAGAAATCTTGTTGCGGGCGAAAAACAAAGGTCGCGTCGGCCCCGAGATCGAACGCATCCCGCTGATCACTCGCCAAGACGGTGTGGTGCTGACGGTTGGCGACCTTGGCAACGTTCGCGATGAATTCGAGGACGTCACCGCAACGGCGGAAATCAATGGCGAACCCGCCATGGTCATCAACGTGCAACGAACGAAATCCGAGGACTTGCTGAACCTCGTCGATGACGTCCGCGGTTATGTCGCACGAACAGAAGCTCCACCTGGGTATCGGTTCGTCCTCTGGGGCGACACGTCGGTGGACGTCCGAGACCGGATGGCGTTGCTGCTACGAAATGGCGTCCAAGGTTTGGGATTGGTCTTCCTCGTCCTCGCATTGTTCCTGGAAGTCCGCTTGGCATTCTGGGTCGCGCTCGGAATCCCGATCTCCATCATGGGCGCGGGTGCTGCACTCGCTTGGGGCGACCAAACACTCAACATGCTTTCCTTGTTCTCCTTCCTGATCGCGTTGGGAATCGTCGTTGATGACGCGATCGTGATTGGCGAGAACGTTTACGCTCACCGTCAAATGGGCAAATCGCTGCACGACGCCGCTGTCGACGGTGCAACGGAAGTCCTCCCCAGTGTCGCGGCGTCGATCACCACCACCGTCATCGCATTCGCTCCGATGTTTTTTGTGTCCGGCGTCATGGGCAAATTCATGGCGGTGATTCCGTTCGCCGTGATCGCCATGCTGCTCGTGTCGCTGTGGGAAAGCACGTTCGTGTTGCCTTGTCACTTGGCCCACAGCCATTCGGGATTCTTCCGAGTCGCCACGATTGTGACCTATCCACTTCGCCCCTTCATGCTGTTGTTGTTTTGGCTCAATTCCAAAGCCAGCATCGCGATGGAATGGTTCGCGGAAAAGGTTTATGTGCCGTCGCTTCATTTCTGCTTGCTCAACCCCGTCCTGCCCATCGCCGTGGCAATTGCATTGTTCGTCGGCACGGCCGGTATGATTCGTGGTGGCGTTGTGACCACGGTTCTGTTCCCGAAATCCGACAACAACTACTTGCAAGCATCTGTTGTCTTTCCCAACGGCACCCCTGCCAGTGCGACCGAGGCCGCCACGAAGCGGATGGAACGTGCCCTGCAAAAAGTCAGCCGAGAAATCGCTCTGGAACGCGCCGCCGAAACCCGCCAACCCGTCGAGTCGCTCTACCCACCACCGGAGGCCGACTACCTTGGCCCCGTGCGTTTTGCCTATCGCGAAGTCGGTTCAATCACCAACACCGCTGGCCCCATGGGCGGGCAAGGTTCCAGCGGCAGCAACGCGGGTCAGATCTTTGCCGAACTTCACGGCACCGAAATCCGCGAGGTTCACAGCGATCAACTGATCGCCCGTTGGCGACGCGAAGTGGGTGAGATCGCTGGCGTCGAGCGGATCATTTACGGCAGCATCGGAACCGGCCCAGCAGGAACGCCGATCGAGTTCAAATTGCTCGCCTCCAGCGAACACGTCGACGAACTGCTGGCGGCCACGGAAGTCATGAAACAAAAGGTCGGCACGTTCGCCGGCGTCTTTGACATCAGCGACGACAACACTCCCGGCAAATGGGAATTCCAATTTCGCGTCAAAGACAAAGCCCTCGCGACCGGTGTCACCCCGACGGACCTCGGACAAACCGTTCGCAACACATACTTCGGTGCCGAAGTCATGCGTTTGCAACGTGGACGTCACGAGGTGAAGTTGATGGTTCGCTACCCTCCCGAAGAACGCACGTCTCTCGTCAACTTCCGAGAAATTCGCGTCGGAGGCGCCGATGGCACACAACGACCGATCAATGAACTGGCAGAGATCAATTTGGAACGTGGCTTTTCGGAGATCAACCGCGTCGATCAACAACGCAGCATCACAATCTCCGCCGATTTGGACGAAACGACCGCCAACGCTGATCTGATCATCGCTAGCCTTCAGAAACAAATGGACGGTTTCATAGCCCAGTTCCCAAACGTTTCCATTCGCTGGGAAGGCCAGCAAGAACAAAGCCGTGAATCGGTCGGCAGTTTGATGGTCGGATTCGCGGTCGCGATCCTGTGCATGTTTGTGCTGTTGGTCCTTCAGTTCCGATCCTACATGCAGCCACTCCTCATTCTGGCCATCATCCCCTTTGGCATGATCGGTGCGGTTTGGGGACACGCCTTCCTCGACCTTCCGTTGACCTTGTTCAGCATGTTCGGCTTGGTTGCGTTGGCCGGAGTGGTCGTCAACGACTCGATCGTTCTGATCGATTTCATCAATTCGCGTGTTCGAGCAGGCGACGAACCCATCCAAGCGTTGTTGGAATCGGGCCGACGACGTTTCCGTCCCATCATGTTGACCAGCATGACGACCATCGCAGGTTTGATTCCGTTGTTAACCGAAAAATCCTTCCAAGCTCAATTGCTGATCCCGATGGCCAGCAGTCTTGCGTTTGGTTTGATGCTCGCGACTGCCTTGGTGCTGCTGTTGATTCCCGTCTTGTACATGCTCTATCTGCTCACCCTTCAATCGTTGAACATCCCGTTCGTCGAAGTCGAAGAATAG